One region of Roseicitreum antarcticum genomic DNA includes:
- a CDS encoding glycosyltransferase family 4 protein yields MTTPHRPAPSADTPATLLDLTRLCSRVGRGPWTGVDRVEAAYLAHLLDAGGPLWALIRAAPGFVLLDRAGVRALSDRLRGTVPWGPADWIARAHLRQTPARRRVMADLRRLALGRCMTTRGLARLVARHVPARATYFNTGHSNLDARVFKTLAPCFRAVLVHDVIPLTHPQFTRPGVPEAFARKMQAVGAGADLVIYNSAASRDSARAVFARGGRVPQDVVAHLGCDLARPAGMPPELPAGMPDPSRPYFVTLGTIEPRKNHALLLDLWDSLAARLPQENMPALVIIGGRGWNNRAVFDRLDHGPLRGQHVFELTGLADGAVASCLQNARALLFPSHAEGFGLPVAEALALGTPVICNDLIVLRDVFGDSPVYARIDQQYQWEQAIIAALATPANQSAPRHRYDPPRWSDHFDTVFRAIKKADTIQ; encoded by the coding sequence ACCGGGGTGGACCGTGTCGAGGCCGCCTATCTGGCGCATCTGCTGGACGCAGGCGGGCCGCTTTGGGCGCTGATCCGCGCCGCGCCGGGCTTCGTGCTGCTGGATCGCGCGGGCGTGCGGGCGCTGTCGGACCGGCTGCGCGGCACGGTGCCCTGGGGGCCTGCGGATTGGATCGCGCGCGCGCATCTGCGGCAGACGCCTGCACGCCGCCGGGTGATGGCTGATCTGCGGCGGCTGGCTTTGGGGCGATGTATGACCACGCGCGGGCTGGCGCGGCTGGTCGCGCGGCACGTGCCAGCCCGCGCGACCTATTTCAACACCGGGCACAGCAATCTGGATGCCCGCGTTTTCAAGACCTTGGCGCCGTGTTTCCGCGCGGTTCTGGTCCATGACGTGATCCCGCTGACCCATCCGCAGTTCACCCGCCCCGGTGTGCCCGAAGCGTTTGCGCGCAAGATGCAGGCGGTCGGCGCGGGCGCCGATCTGGTCATCTACAACTCGGCCGCCAGCCGCGACAGCGCCCGCGCCGTGTTTGCGCGCGGCGGCCGGGTGCCGCAGGATGTGGTCGCGCATCTGGGCTGCGATCTGGCGCGGCCCGCCGGAATGCCCCCCGAATTGCCCGCCGGAATGCCCGATCCATCACGCCCCTATTTCGTCACACTGGGCACGATCGAGCCGCGCAAGAATCACGCGCTCCTGCTCGACCTGTGGGACAGCCTTGCCGCGCGACTGCCGCAAGAGAACATGCCCGCGTTGGTCATCATCGGGGGGCGCGGCTGGAACAACCGCGCGGTTTTCGACCGTCTGGACCATGGGCCGCTGAGGGGGCAGCATGTGTTTGAACTCACCGGGCTGGCGGATGGCGCGGTGGCCTCCTGCCTGCAAAACGCCCGCGCGCTGCTGTTTCCCAGCCATGCCGAGGGCTTCGGCCTGCCGGTGGCCGAGGCATTGGCGCTGGGCACACCTGTGATTTGCAACGATTTAATCGTTTTGCGTGACGTTTTTGGCGACTCACCCGTTTACGCGCGAATCGATCAACAGTATCAATGGGAACAAGCAATCATTGCCGCTTTGGCAACGCCCGCCAACCAATCCGCCCCGCGCCACAGGTATGACCCGCCGCGCTGGTCGGATCACTTTGACACGGTATTCCGGGCGATCAAGAAGGCAGATACCATACAATGA
- a CDS encoding glycosyltransferase family 2 protein, with protein MDILTQFQLRAERQIKLMRALRKSLELTRRVDRTKAIGETDILAFTTLRNELVRLPFFLKYYRDLGISHFLMVDNGSDDGSAEYLADQPDVSLWTTVGSYKRSKFGVDWLNHLQWRYGAGHWNLVVDVDEFLVYPFCDTRPLQALTDCLDTSAIKSFGAMLLDMYPKGPVAAQPYQSGQNPIDIASWFDSGNYVLSRDATYQNLWIQGGVRARKFFAEDPAKAPALNKTPLVRWTRKYAYVSSTHRVLPRGLNKVYDDDGGEKVSGVLLHAKFLDTLVAKSTEELTRRQHYGGSREYQAYSAGLEASPDLWCDWSTQYINWRQLEILGLMSKGHWA; from the coding sequence ATGGACATCCTTACGCAATTTCAACTGCGCGCCGAGCGTCAGATAAAACTGATGCGCGCGCTGCGCAAAAGTCTGGAACTGACGCGGCGCGTGGACCGCACGAAAGCAATCGGCGAAACCGACATTCTGGCCTTTACCACGCTGCGCAACGAACTGGTGCGCCTGCCCTTTTTCCTGAAATACTACCGTGATCTGGGGATTTCGCATTTCCTGATGGTCGACAACGGGTCGGACGACGGGTCGGCGGAATATCTGGCCGATCAGCCCGATGTCTCGCTCTGGACGACGGTGGGCAGTTACAAACGCTCGAAGTTCGGGGTGGACTGGCTGAACCATCTGCAATGGCGCTATGGCGCGGGTCATTGGAATCTGGTGGTCGATGTCGACGAATTCCTCGTCTATCCATTCTGCGACACCCGGCCCTTGCAGGCGCTGACCGACTGTCTGGATACGTCGGCCATCAAATCCTTCGGCGCGATGCTGCTGGACATGTATCCAAAGGGGCCGGTGGCCGCGCAGCCCTATCAATCCGGGCAAAACCCGATCGACATCGCGTCATGGTTTGACAGCGGCAATTATGTGCTGTCGCGCGATGCAACCTATCAGAACCTTTGGATTCAGGGCGGGGTGCGCGCGCGCAAGTTCTTTGCCGAAGACCCCGCCAAGGCACCCGCGCTGAACAAGACGCCGCTGGTGCGCTGGACGCGGAAATATGCCTATGTAAGCTCAACCCACCGGGTTCTGCCGCGCGGGCTCAACAAGGTCTATGACGACGACGGCGGCGAGAAAGTATCGGGCGTACTGCTGCATGCGAAGTTCCTCGACACCCTGGTCGCCAAATCCACAGAAGAGCTGACCCGCCGCCAGCATTACGGCGGCAGCCGCGAATACCAGGCCTATAGCGCCGGGCTGGAGGCCAGCCCCGACTTGTGGTGCGACTGGTCCACCCAATACATCAACTGGCGCCAGTTGGAGATTCTGGGCCTGATGTCCAAGGGGCATTGGGCATGA
- a CDS encoding DUF5927 domain-containing protein has protein sequence MAEGKNGEGQDNAAASAHLGILMLCHTALHRAEDVARFWAAAGCPVVIHVDKSVPDRSFNAFRQALRHLPGVRFSRRYRCEWGMWSLVAAMQSAAEEMLEAFPDVGHVYAISGSCLPLRPAAELIAMLATQTGTDYIESVTTADTPWTVGGLSDERFSLYFPFSWQRTRWLFDSFVTLQRRWKVARKMPAPLTPHLGSQWWCLTRKTLSAILNDPQRAEYDAYFRRVWIPDESYFQTLARKHATRIESRSLTLSKFDYLGKPHVFYDDHLQLLRRSDCFMARKIWPRADRLYAYFLSDQPGSAVRADPQPGKINRHFTRATEQRQMGRPGLYMQSRLPREHWERGKTAAPYSVFTGFDEVFEGFPGWLAQATGLRVHGHLFAPEKAHFAGDAPVYNGGLSQSAALRDYNQQQFLASLIWATRGERQCFQYAARDNHTAPLNWFMASDQNAHISVITGAWALPLFRGTQPAADIRSHAAWLQKREAAHLEILRSNWARARVRIWTMAEFLEAPYDALDSVLVEFASQIQTRPLTPPKLRPLAGFGAFVEELRDAGLPPFLLGDYPVSHDPSPAPTSTYFLK, from the coding sequence ATGGCGGAAGGCAAGAACGGCGAAGGGCAGGACAACGCGGCCGCATCGGCGCACCTGGGCATCCTCATGCTGTGCCACACCGCGCTGCACCGGGCCGAAGATGTCGCGCGCTTCTGGGCGGCGGCGGGCTGTCCGGTGGTGATCCATGTGGACAAATCGGTGCCCGACCGCAGCTTCAACGCCTTCCGACAGGCGCTGCGCCACCTGCCGGGGGTCCGGTTCTCGCGCCGGTATCGCTGCGAATGGGGCATGTGGTCGCTGGTGGCGGCCATGCAATCGGCGGCAGAAGAGATGCTGGAAGCGTTCCCCGACGTGGGGCATGTCTATGCGATCTCGGGGTCATGCCTGCCCCTGCGCCCGGCAGCAGAACTGATTGCGATGCTGGCCACACAGACCGGGACCGATTACATCGAATCCGTGACCACCGCCGATACGCCCTGGACCGTGGGCGGGTTGTCGGATGAGCGGTTCAGCCTGTATTTCCCCTTCTCTTGGCAGCGCACCCGTTGGCTGTTCGACAGTTTCGTCACCTTGCAGCGCCGTTGGAAAGTGGCGCGCAAAATGCCCGCGCCGCTGACGCCGCATCTGGGGTCGCAATGGTGGTGCCTGACGCGCAAGACGCTGTCGGCGATCCTGAACGATCCGCAGCGCGCAGAATATGACGCCTATTTCCGCAGGGTCTGGATCCCCGATGAATCGTATTTCCAGACCCTTGCCCGCAAGCACGCGACGCGGATCGAAAGCCGGTCGCTGACGCTGTCGAAATTCGACTATCTCGGCAAACCGCATGTGTTCTACGATGACCATCTGCAACTGCTGCGCCGGTCGGATTGCTTCATGGCGCGCAAGATCTGGCCGCGCGCCGACCGGCTTTATGCCTATTTCCTGTCGGACCAACCTGGATCGGCGGTACGCGCCGACCCGCAGCCCGGCAAGATCAACCGTCATTTCACCCGCGCCACCGAGCAGCGCCAGATGGGCCGCCCGGGCCTTTACATGCAAAGCCGCCTGCCCCGCGAACATTGGGAGCGGGGCAAAACCGCCGCGCCCTATTCGGTCTTCACCGGCTTTGACGAAGTGTTCGAGGGTTTCCCCGGCTGGCTGGCACAGGCGACCGGCCTGCGCGTGCATGGCCATCTGTTCGCGCCCGAAAAGGCGCATTTCGCGGGCGACGCGCCGGTCTATAACGGCGGCCTCAGCCAGTCGGCAGCACTGCGCGATTATAACCAGCAGCAGTTCCTGGCCAGCCTGATCTGGGCGACGCGGGGGGAACGCCAGTGCTTTCAATACGCTGCGCGCGACAACCATACCGCGCCGCTGAACTGGTTCATGGCGTCTGACCAGAATGCGCATATCTCGGTCATCACGGGGGCTTGGGCACTGCCGCTGTTTCGCGGCACCCAACCTGCTGCCGACATCCGCAGTCATGCCGCCTGGCTGCAAAAGCGCGAGGCGGCGCATCTGGAAATCCTGCGGTCGAACTGGGCGCGCGCGCGGGTCCGCATCTGGACCATGGCCGAGTTTCTGGAAGCCCCCTATGACGCGCTCGACAGCGTGCTGGTCGAATTCGCCAGCCAGATCCAGACGCGCCCGCTGACCCCACCAAAGCTACGCCCGCTGGCAGGTTTCGGCGCGTTTGTGGAGGAGCTGCGCGATGCAGGTCTGCCGCCGTTCCTGCTGGGCGATTACCCGGTCAGCCATGATCCGAGCCCCGCACCCACAAGCACCTATTTCTTGAAGTGA
- a CDS encoding PTS sugar transporter subunit IIA: protein MELSLILKPDAVRAVHGVSSKKRLFQDLADLAKVVYGLDSMVALNSLQERESLGPTGVGHGVALPHARLDGLERVSGVFFRLDKAFDYGSVDKAPVDLVFALFAPRDAGVDHLKALALVSRTLRDPAVCRQLRANTDAATLHAVLTAARDIKAA, encoded by the coding sequence ATGGAATTGTCGCTGATACTCAAACCCGACGCTGTGCGGGCCGTGCACGGTGTGTCCAGCAAGAAACGCCTCTTTCAGGATCTGGCTGACCTGGCCAAGGTGGTCTACGGCTTGGATTCGATGGTGGCACTGAACAGTCTTCAGGAACGCGAAAGCCTGGGCCCCACCGGCGTGGGCCATGGCGTGGCGCTGCCGCATGCCCGCCTCGACGGGCTGGAACGGGTGTCGGGCGTGTTCTTCCGGCTGGACAAGGCCTTTGACTATGGCTCGGTCGACAAGGCGCCTGTGGATCTGGTGTTCGCGCTGTTCGCACCACGCGATGCAGGCGTGGACCATCTGAAGGCGCTGGCACTGGTTTCGCGCACCTTGCGCGATCCGGCCGTCTGCCGTCAGTTGCGCGCCAATACCGACGCCGCGACGCTGCATGCGGTTCTGACCGCCGCGCGCGACATCAAGGCTGCCTGA
- the hpf gene encoding ribosome hibernation-promoting factor, HPF/YfiA family, which produces MRYQISGKQIDVGEALQTHVKTELGEVVEKYSQRPTDALIVFSRNAHQFVCEATVHLSTGLTAQAKASATEIYAAFDGCREKMDKQLRRYKRRLKDHHRDRTQPVEFGGGSSYILAGSGDAEASEPEGLQPMIIAEMEMRIPSLSAGEAVMQMELSEAPVLVFRNERHGGLNVVFRRDDGNIGWVDPQQ; this is translated from the coding sequence ATGCGGTATCAGATCAGCGGTAAGCAGATCGACGTGGGGGAGGCTTTGCAGACCCATGTGAAAACCGAACTGGGGGAAGTGGTCGAGAAATATTCGCAGCGTCCTACCGATGCGTTGATCGTGTTCTCGCGTAATGCGCATCAGTTCGTCTGCGAAGCCACGGTACACCTGTCCACCGGCCTGACGGCGCAGGCGAAAGCCAGTGCTACCGAAATCTACGCCGCTTTCGATGGCTGCCGCGAGAAGATGGACAAGCAGTTGCGCCGCTACAAACGCCGCCTGAAAGATCACCACCGTGACCGAACACAGCCGGTTGAGTTTGGTGGCGGTTCCTCGTATATCCTCGCGGGAAGTGGCGATGCTGAAGCGTCAGAGCCTGAGGGCCTGCAACCGATGATCATCGCGGAAATGGAAATGCGCATCCCGTCGCTGTCGGCTGGCGAGGCGGTGATGCAGATGGAGCTTTCCGAGGCGCCGGTTCTGGTGTTTCGCAACGAACGTCATGGCGGGCTGAACGTGGTTTTCCGTCGCGATGACGGGAATATCGGCTGGGTCGACCCGCAACAGTAA
- a CDS encoding RNA polymerase factor sigma-54 encodes MALKPSLNVSQSLGLALTPMMRQALQLLRFSAVEVSDLITHEAEVNPFLKLTLPRTPVGGAPLPADLAARGPSVLEDLAAQLRMMDLPGAVRQVAQYLAADLSDEGYLAQDTLDSMAAHGVSDTLLEAGIAALQRCTPAGVGARDLTECLTLQLCDAGLDAAAATQTVGALLVFAACAGNAAGQADLARRLNISTVEVARRVGLVRDLRPRPIDRAEATPTLHYADLKVARTPGAGFAVTLNREDLPEIEIDQVLAAQAVTDNFGRDSLARAQAILSALQYRGQTLQAIGGYLLEHQYRFFAHGPDHLRPMTRAAVAQALDVHPSTISRAVANKAIDCNGRIWPLSVFFSSALPSGDEQGISGFVVQRRIGTMIGQEDPLTPLSDDAITTALHAEGVDIARRTVAKYRQGMRIPASSMRRQRAKARPAPAGTRQKG; translated from the coding sequence GTGGCGCTGAAACCGTCGCTGAATGTCAGCCAGTCGCTGGGGCTGGCGCTGACGCCCATGATGCGGCAGGCGCTGCAATTGCTGCGGTTCTCGGCGGTTGAGGTCTCGGACTTGATCACGCATGAGGCCGAGGTCAATCCCTTCCTGAAGCTGACGCTGCCGCGCACGCCTGTGGGCGGCGCGCCGTTGCCCGCCGATCTTGCTGCGCGCGGTCCCTCGGTGTTGGAGGATCTGGCCGCGCAATTGCGCATGATGGACCTGCCCGGCGCGGTCCGGCAGGTCGCACAGTATCTGGCCGCAGACCTGAGCGATGAAGGCTACCTTGCCCAAGACACCCTGGATTCCATGGCCGCGCATGGCGTCAGCGACACGCTGCTGGAGGCCGGTATTGCCGCCCTGCAGCGCTGTACCCCCGCCGGGGTCGGCGCGCGTGATCTGACGGAATGTCTGACCTTGCAACTGTGCGACGCCGGGCTGGACGCCGCAGCCGCCACGCAGACCGTGGGCGCGCTTCTGGTGTTTGCTGCCTGCGCGGGCAATGCAGCGGGGCAGGCGGATCTGGCGCGGCGCCTGAACATCAGTACGGTCGAAGTTGCGCGCCGCGTCGGTCTGGTGCGCGACCTGCGTCCCCGGCCCATCGACCGGGCCGAGGCGACGCCGACCCTGCACTATGCCGACCTGAAGGTGGCGCGCACACCCGGTGCGGGCTTTGCCGTCACCCTCAACCGTGAGGACCTGCCTGAAATCGAGATCGATCAGGTGCTGGCCGCGCAGGCGGTCACCGATAATTTCGGACGTGACAGCCTGGCGCGCGCGCAGGCGATTCTATCGGCCTTGCAGTACCGCGGTCAGACGCTGCAGGCGATCGGCGGGTATCTGCTGGAACACCAATACAGGTTTTTCGCCCACGGCCCCGACCACCTGCGCCCGATGACACGGGCAGCGGTTGCGCAGGCGCTGGACGTGCACCCTTCCACCATCAGCCGGGCGGTTGCGAACAAGGCCATCGACTGCAATGGACGGATATGGCCGCTGTCGGTGTTCTTTTCTTCCGCGCTGCCCTCGGGGGATGAACAGGGCATCAGCGGCTTCGTGGTCCAGCGCCGCATCGGAACGATGATCGGGCAGGAAGATCCGTTAACGCCGCTTTCAGACGATGCCATTACAACAGCCCTGCACGCAGAAGGCGTTGACATCGCCCGTCGAACTGTCGCCAAATACCGGCAAGGCATGCGCATCCCCGCGTCATCCATGCGCCGGCAACGGGCAAAGGCCCGGCCGGCTCCCGCAGGGACGCGCCAGAAGGGTTAA
- the lptB gene encoding LPS export ABC transporter ATP-binding protein, which yields MDGSAPSSSPDAERGLKARTTPGQTIGASGTASAGGGLRVVGLRKAYKRNVVIRDVSLDLKRGEVVALLGPNGSGKTTCFYCIAGLVPPQGGQVILDGRDVAGLPMYRRARLGIGYLPQEMSIFRGLTVAQNIMAILEITLSDRHARRDRLETLLAEFSIGHLRDAPAMALSGGERRRAEIARCLASDPKYVLLDEPFAGVDPIAVREIRELVADLKTRGLGVLITDHNVRETLEIVDRAFILHDGVVLMSGTPDEVVANEDVRRVYLGDSFRMG from the coding sequence ATGGACGGGTCCGCACCATCCTCCAGCCCGGACGCTGAGCGGGGGCTGAAAGCGCGCACCACGCCCGGGCAAACCATCGGTGCGTCTGGCACGGCGTCGGCGGGGGGCGGGCTGCGCGTTGTGGGCCTTCGAAAGGCCTACAAGCGCAACGTGGTGATCCGCGATGTCAGCCTGGATCTGAAGCGGGGCGAGGTCGTGGCGCTGCTGGGCCCCAACGGGTCGGGCAAGACAACGTGCTTCTATTGCATCGCGGGCCTGGTGCCGCCGCAGGGCGGGCAGGTGATCCTGGACGGCCGCGACGTGGCTGGCCTGCCGATGTATCGGCGCGCGCGACTGGGCATCGGCTACCTTCCGCAGGAAATGTCGATCTTTCGCGGGCTGACGGTGGCGCAGAACATCATGGCCATTCTTGAAATCACCCTGTCCGACCGGCATGCCCGTCGCGACCGGCTGGAAACCCTGCTGGCCGAATTCTCCATCGGGCATCTGCGCGACGCCCCCGCCATGGCCCTGTCGGGCGGTGAACGGCGGCGGGCCGAGATTGCGCGCTGCCTCGCCTCGGATCCGAAATATGTCCTGCTCGATGAACCCTTCGCGGGCGTCGATCCCATCGCGGTGCGTGAAATCCGCGAATTGGTGGCCGATCTGAAAACCCGTGGCCTCGGCGTGCTGATTACCGACCACAACGTGCGCGAGACGCTGGAAATCGTGGACCGGGCGTTCATCTTGCACGACGGCGTGGTGTTGATGAGCGGGACCCCCGATGAGGTTGTGGCGAATGAGGATGTGCGAAGGGTCTATCTGGGTGACAGTTTCCGCATGGGCTGA
- the lptA gene encoding lipopolysaccharide transport periplasmic protein LptA, with product MRRPISYTILAVLLACAPAGLSAQGAQFALGGLAQARDLPIEISADQLTVDQATGASVFSGNVVVGQGDVRLAAQSLRVEYGQADTGTINRLVGSGGVTLATLEDAAEADEAIYSVADSTIEMTGNVMLMQGANVLSGDRLNINLNTGQGTIDGRVRTILQPGR from the coding sequence ATGCGACGGCCAATCAGTTACACCATTCTCGCGGTCCTTCTGGCCTGCGCACCCGCAGGCCTCAGCGCGCAGGGGGCGCAGTTTGCGCTTGGCGGTCTGGCGCAGGCGCGCGACCTGCCCATCGAAATATCGGCTGACCAGTTGACGGTCGATCAGGCCACCGGCGCGTCGGTCTTCAGCGGCAATGTCGTGGTCGGGCAGGGCGATGTGCGGCTCGCCGCGCAGAGCCTGCGGGTGGAATATGGCCAGGCAGACACAGGCACGATCAATCGGCTTGTCGGCTCGGGCGGGGTCACGCTGGCCACGCTTGAAGATGCCGCCGAGGCCGATGAGGCGATCTATTCCGTCGCTGACAGCACGATAGAGATGACAGGCAATGTGATGCTGATGCAGGGCGCGAATGTGCTGTCCGGGGACCGGCTGAACATCAACCTAAACACCGGACAGGGGACGATTGATGGACGGGTCCGCACCATCCTCCAGCCCGGACGCTGA
- the lptC gene encoding LPS export ABC transporter periplasmic protein LptC — MKQADRYSRSIAVLKLVLPLGALGLLSSLFLVARDIDPSQAISNAPVDVAELAREPRISGANYAGVTDDGAALTIAASTARADPDATLRLTLTDMRATLETPDGEVTQINAGLGVLDRAAGRVEWRDDVQVTAAQGYALNAAQLFGLLDDTRLWSDQPVLVQGPVGEIRAGQFALQLAEGGARTYVMLFSGGVNLLYDGAE, encoded by the coding sequence ATGAAACAGGCTGACCGCTATTCGCGCAGTATCGCTGTACTGAAACTGGTGCTGCCGCTGGGCGCGCTGGGCCTTTTGTCGTCGCTGTTTCTGGTGGCGCGCGACATCGACCCGTCGCAGGCGATCAGCAACGCGCCGGTCGATGTGGCCGAACTTGCGCGCGAGCCGCGGATCTCTGGGGCGAATTACGCGGGCGTGACCGATGACGGCGCGGCGCTGACCATTGCGGCCAGCACCGCCCGGGCCGACCCCGATGCAACGCTGCGTCTGACCTTGACCGACATGCGCGCCACGCTGGAAACCCCGGATGGTGAGGTGACGCAGATCAACGCGGGCCTTGGCGTGCTCGACCGTGCCGCGGGCCGGGTCGAATGGCGCGACGACGTGCAGGTGACTGCGGCGCAGGGCTATGCCTTGAACGCCGCCCAGCTTTTCGGCTTGCTGGACGACACCCGTCTGTGGTCAGATCAGCCGGTCTTGGTGCAGGGTCCGGTGGGGGAAATCAGGGCAGGGCAGTTCGCGCTGCAACTGGCCGAGGGCGGGGCACGTACATATGTTATGCTGTTCAGTGGCGGGGTAAACTTGCTATACGATGGTGCAGAGTAA